From the genome of Neomonachus schauinslandi chromosome 1, ASM220157v2, whole genome shotgun sequence:
TCCTGTGAGTGATTTTTCAGTTCTATCTTCCCTAGactaagttccatgagggcaggaaatCATGTCCATTTTTTGCTCATCTTTCTATCCTTTAGGTTTAGTGCAGTCCTGGCATGTGGGAAATGCTCAATACATATATGGTGAATGaaggagtgagtgaatgaatgactgcCTTTTGAATgaagagatgttaaaaataattcttaggctttaatgaatatttttgaatgcCCTTAATAGTGATAAATACTTTCAGAATGGATTGGATGGTAGTGGTCAAAAATTACTAGGAACTAAATTTAGTTAATGACAGTGGTTATAATTTTGGTGGAGACCAACGTGTGACGAAGAAGTAACCAGAATTCCACTCCTATAAGGCTCTTCCACTGTTTCTCAGAAGTGAGTTctcaaagagaaagaattttggaGCAGGGTCATAATGATGGTGAGGTATGAAGGTGTTAATTTTGATGAAACACATTctgagatcttttaaaaatcacttcttcAGTGTGTCTCTAGCACTGTATTCAGGACAATAGAAGCTTCAGACTAAATATAATGCCCATCCTCTGTCACCCATCGTCCCTCTGAATGTGAGGAGTTGGTCAGAAGCTTCAGAGCAGGACAAGGTAACCAAATGTGTCACGAGCTTTTGGCTCACAGTTCTAACTTCGTTCCCAGTCCTGACAAAAGAACACGTCTTAAGGATTCATGTTCCATAAAATCTGAAGGTCACTGTTCTCCACTTAGAATAAGGAATTTGAAAGTCCCAGCATGAACCCCACTGCCCAATGTTCCTATTATATTTTCCCAGAGTCTCTAAAAAAGTGATGTGAATTAGTTTTATTGTATGCGTGTAGATGTCAGCTGAATAGAGGCGGGAGTGCTTATCACATTTATTAAAAGTGAACGCAGACAGTGGCTGGGACCATGTTTATTTATATTGTGCCTATGTGTGGGAGGCTGGCTCTGAGACATTAGTCACATCGTTCCCATAGGTGGGGGTGCTCCTTTTTGAAGTCTTAACTCTGTCAGAGGTTCAGCTGGACTTCTGGTTGGTATCCATATCAGACCAGCCTGAGGAAGATATGCTAATGTCATCACATATACTTATTCTGAGTTTTACTGGAGAAAAGCCTTTTATAGCATTAAAAACCTAGGCCATGTCCTGCTGTGTGAATTTAACAGAGTAGAATCAAGACTGTAAGTGCCCTTGAATTTGATGTACCTGGGTTCATATCACATATTAGAAATGTGTCTTTGAGTgggtaacttaacctctctgggtctcaatttctccatctgtaaaatggagctaataatattCCTACCTCATAGAATCTTCTTAAAAAAGATCTAGATCCCATCGTCTCTTGATTAAGGGGTCAGAAAGCTTTCAAACTTTTCAAACCATGGAGGTAACAGCAGTTACTAGGGGTATCCACTCTTTGCCTAGCTGACAtccatttctcattcttttccatcCTGATTTTCCTTTGGAGAACACATTCTTCTGATGTCAGTCCATGAGATTTAGACGGGACAGACCTTCTCCCTGGCTCCTGGGAACAGCAGTGATCTCATCCTGGTCAGTGGAATGGGTTGTGGTTGGGCATGTGACTTGAGTTGTCCATTGAGAGTCTACCCTGGGAAATGTGAAGGAACTGTTTGTAAAGAAGTGTTTTCTTTCCATGGGGTTGCTCAGTTGGTAGGATATGTATGGAGATGCTGGTGGCCTTTGCGCAGGGATCACCTGAGTGAGAGTGAGGCTAACATTGAGGACACCAGAGCAGGGAAACGGGAAGAGATTCTCAGGGAATCCTCCACTGCTCAGAGATTCTCAGGGAATCNNNNNNNNNNAGAGATTCTCAGGGAATCCTCCACTGCTCAGAGATTCTCAGGGAATCCACTGCTCAGGCACCTGGATCAAGCCAAGCCTCTGAGCTTCTTAGGtatgaaaaacattaatttcatttcttaaataactTCATTTTGTCCCACAAGAACCCTGGCTGATAGTCTAGTAAATCATAGTAACTTATTCCATATGTTAATCTTTTGAATTTACAAGACTTTTCTTCCAAATAATTCAAAGACTCTCTCATAGACGCTTAAAACTTGGAGATGAAGGAGGCCTTAAGGCCTACCTAAGATGGCATACTGTAAGTCAGTGACACAGCTGGGATAGGGACTCAGGTTTTCTGCCTCCCCAGCCAGCACTCCTAAGCTTCCCTGCCTCTCCTGGTATGTCTGCCTCCATCTTTCTCACACCTGAGCAGAGCCACCTGTGTCTTTCTTCCCTGAGGTGCCTCCTGTCACCATATTCTAAGAGTGGTTCCGTGCTTTTCTCATCCCCTCCACTGAGGACAGCCATGTTTTAAGAGAAGGAAGTCCAggtgtgggtctttttttttttttttccttcaggtgTGCGTCTTGATGGAGCCTAGGTGAGAGGCCAGGGGGGCTGAACTGTGGACACAGGACTGCTCAGAGCCCAAGGCCTTTCCTCAACCCACATCACCTCATGTGTGGATCCTTTCAGTAGCTGCTTGtgggtcccccacccccagtctctttcttctttaattcatCTTACACAGTGTCCAAATCATCTTCCTAAAGAATCACTCCAGTCATGCCACTTTCTTGTTGAAAAACCTTCAGTGGCTCTCTGTTGCCTATAGAGCGATGTCCAAAGTGCATCACCTAATATCCCCCAATAGCCTGAAAGGGCCTGTACCCCTCCAAGGACGACTAGCTCCTACCTAGGGAAGAATTACCCACTTGGAAGAATCAAGTCCAGAGTTTCAAATTCTATTACAGCCTCAAGTTCTATTATAATAGATGGTACACATTCTGAGCCCTGTTGGAAAGGAAAACATTGTCCCTCTCACAATGTCTAGCACCTTACTAtctttttgattaattttgatGCTATCATACAAAAATCTTTCCCCCAGCTACCTTCtattagctcacagttctgtaggtcaaaagTTTGGGTACAGCATGGCAAGGTTCTTTGGTTAGGATCTTACAAGACCCAAGTCAAGATATCTGCTGGGCTGCATTCTTACCTGGAGCCCAGGATTTGCTTCCAGATTCAGATGGTTATGGCACATGGAAAAGGCCAAAATGCCAGAGATATTGATCTCATCATCCTGCAGCTGCTGACTAACACTAGCGCCACTAATCTCCACACAACTTGTTACATAAGGAAAATAAACCCCTGTCTGGTTTAATCCACTGCTATTTGGGTTTTCTACGATATGCTGCTGAAATCAACCCTTAACTGATACAGCTCCCATGACTATGCCATTCCTACCACTCATCCTATTTATTTAACCTAACCTCTTCAAGGCTCTTCTTCCACATCCCCTACATATTGATATTCCCCAGCTGCCATTCCTAGTCCTCTTCCCTCATTATTTCCCATGTGACTCAGTGGGGCCTGAAACTTCCCAAGTCACAGTGACTCCAGATCCCAATATCTAGCCCAGACCTTTCTCCATAGCACCAGACCGACAGGTCTAAATGCCCAGGGAACATCTCTACCTGCCTGTCTCATATACAACACAATCATCACTGACTGAATTTGCTAGCTTTTCCACAGTTCTGCTCTTCCTTCCAGTCAGTGGAGCTAGAGaccctctctgttcctcaccaTCATAACCAGCTGGTCTTGATGTCCTAGCAGGTCTCTTTCCAATCGTGCCAATCTCCTCCCACATCTTTAATCCTACTATTTTCTACAAGTACCCACCATCTCTTCTTGGGTCACTGCATTAGCCTCTTAACTAGGTCCTCTGCCTCCCATCTACAACTCaaattggtcttttaaaaatgcaaatctactcatgtcattccttcttttttttttttttgcgagagagagaatgagagagagcacgagagggaggagggtcagagggagaagcagactccccgccgagcagggagcccgatgcgggactcgatcccgggactccaggatcatgacctgagccgaaggcagtcgcttaaccaactgagccacccaggcgcccgtcattCCCCTTCTTGAAAGCCTTCAATGGCTCCTTGGCCCCCACAAGAAAGCATTCCAATGACTTTGCATGATCTGAACCCTACACATCTTGTCAACACCCCTTATATTACAGCTACATAAAATCACCTGTACTTTCCCAAATTTGCCACGGTTTTTCACACTTCATTGCCTGATTATCCTCTCTGCCTTATAAGTTGGAAACTGTACAAAAACAAAGTTTCAAGTGAATATTTAAGAGCCTGACTTAGGCCCTTGTCTTCCTGCGCTTTCCCCCACCTTTGTGCACAGAAACTCAGTGGTAAAGACCTGTCAGAATCAAAGAGAGTTTGTATTGTTTACTTAAATAATTGctaaattaatgaaagaattaataccCTTTTAATCAAAGAATTCTCTACAAGCCACTTCGAACcaaaatgatcaaaataaatatcagttgcctttgttctcttctatacattttcattcaaaatttcaCCTTTATCCAAagtaaaccccccccccccccccccccccccccccccccccggaaaggAGATACTTACTTCAATGTGCTAAGTATTAggggtttcttctttttcttatcctATTGAAGTTTACCTGCCAGGATCCTGGAATTTTAGGACCCAACCCCTAAaattttccagaggaggaaaccaagtcTCTATTGACTCAGGATCATGGCACTGGGGAGGTGGTTATTGGTGGAACATACTAGATGCCCACTATGGATTTAGCTCATCCCATCTCACCATGAAAGCACAGACTATCTCCAGCTCACAAAGAAGGCTCCCTGTGCCTGCCAGAAGAAGAGAGCAAAGTAGCCCCCAAATAGCCAGTTAAGCTAATCCTCTTACATCACTCCACTCAAGGCAAGATGACAGCATAATGGCTTTAGGAAGAAGGAAATTAGAAGAATTATGCCCAAGGCTCCGTTTGCCTGGGGAATAGATcagccttctcccctcctctccgaCTCTGTGCCCTACCCTTAGGACCGAGGAGAGCCACTCACCCTCTGTGTGACAGGCTTGCCGTCCTGGATCTGCACGGCCAGCCCCAGGTCAGACAGCCTGCAGTTGCCGAGGTCGTCCAGAAGCACGTTCTCAGGCTTCATGTCCCGGTAGACGATGCCGAGGGAGTGGAGGTGCAGCACTCCACAGGTCATCTGGGCCGAGTAGAAGACCACCCTGCTCATGGCCAGGCCCCGCATGCCCACACTATAGATGTGGAACTTGAGGTCTCCCCCATTCATCAGGCTCATGACCAGGCAGAGATGGGACTTGCTCTCAAAGGCGTAGGCCAGAGAGACGATGAAAGGGCTGTTGACCTTTTCCAAGATTTCCTTTTCCAAAAGAGCCATTTTCTCgccatttttcttcttcagccGCTTCTTGTCCAGTTTCTTACAGGCATACATCTTACCAGTGTTTTTCACCTGGACAGCACACACcttaagggaagaaagaaagggagtggATGAGGTAGAAGAAGGAAGCACTGGAGAGGAAAGGGAGCAAGGCTGACTCAGGGTGTGGAAGGGCAGAAATCAAGGGAGGTAAAAAGACGGCAGGcttctgagaaaaagagaagccatGAGTAATAGGGGTTCTTCAGGAAAGAGCTGGGACCACCATGAGGTACCACTGTACCTCCCACTAGATGGACCATAAcgaaaaataaaggggaaatagCAAGTGCCAGCAAGGaagtggaaaaactggaaccctcatgcCTTGCTGGTGGGAACCTAAAATGTGGAAGATTTTGGTGGTTCCTctgaaagttaaacatagaattgccacatgacccagcaattccattcctgggcAGAGACACAAGAGCAatgaaaacaggtattcaaataCACGTACATgaacgttcatagcagcactgttcacgacagccaaaaggtggaaacaacccaagtgtccatcaacagatgaatggataagtgaaATGTAGTGTACCCATACAATAGACTAGTCAgctatgaaaaggaatgaagtactggtaGACCTATGATGTGAATGAACCTCTAAAACACTACGCTCGGTGAAAGAAGCGCGTCTTCTTATCGCGTGACCCCATTTACACGAAACATCAGAGTCggcaaaaccatggagacagaaagccgACCAGGGGTTACCAGGAGCTGttgggagggggatggagagtAACTGTTAACGGGTAcaggggtgatgaaaatgtcttgGAACTACATAGAGGGGATGCCTACACAACATTAGTATGAATGTACTaagtgccactgaattgtatacttttttgttgttgttgttagtggtTAATTTTACGTTATGCGAATTTTACCTCAAAACATGTCTTTCTAGTGCTTGCCTCGGCAGCACGTATactagaaaatgtttttctacTTAAATAAAGAAAGGGCTGATCACAGCAGTGGTATAAAACTGATTCTAGACTCTACTTCAAGATAAGTGTTTTTCAGATATCTGAAGTTTTTCTCAAGTTACATCCATTACCACAAttaaagggaaagggagagctCCCGCTGTTGTGTGTTGCTATCGTTCTCCAAAGCGTCCGGGGCACTTCAGCGTGCTTCTGGTGTAGACCCCATGATAAAGACTCTTGGCCAGCTCCACGTTTTGTTTGTCTTTCCTATGCcactcttattttatttcacGTGGTGACCAGAAAAAAGATGTGAGAGTGAGCTAGGAATTCTCCACAGGCGGCACTGAAATTAGTTCTAAGTAAGTTCtcgtaagatttttttttttttttaaaggcaaagcaAACCCCTTTTATACTGTGTACTTCACCTTCCAGTCTGGCCATTCTGAGACACTTACCTCCCCAAAACCACCTCTCCCCAGGACTCGGAACTCGTTGAAGGACTTTTCTGACACTGGTTGCATCTCAAAGGCTTTCCACTGCAGGAACTTGTCATAGAAGGGGCTGGCCAGGAAATCCTGGAAGGGCTGGGCCTGCAGGAAAGCCATGACCTCAGCCTTGGCCTGTGCTACCAGGGCCAGCTGCCCTTCCTCGGCGGTGGCTGCTTGGCACTTGGCGGCCAGCGCTGGGCTGAGGAAGGGGTGCGGGTGCCCTGGAGCAGAGGCAGCCCCACAAGTGGCCACCAGCCCCTGCAGCATGCTGCCCTTGACGGGGCCGTCCTCAGCCAGCTCCCAGCTCTGCACCTCCTCGAGGAAGGCCACAGCCTCTTGGTATGGGGGCACCGTGGCTAGGAAGTCCCGAAAGAGGCGGCGGCCGATGGGCTGCTGCTCGCACAGGCCGTTGAAGTCCTGCGGCAGGGACTGGCGCAGCTGGGTGCAGCTCTGTGGCCCGGGCAGGGCCAGGCTCTGGCGCTGCCGCTGCAGCTCCCTGCTGTCTCCATCCGAGGTCTTCCGGGCCTGCAGGTAGGCTGTGTTGGCGATCAGGTTGTCCAGGGCCCCCATGTCGACCATGGCTGAACACAGGGTATGCTCccgggaaaagaaaaggaaggctgGAAGGCTGTGGTGGGGACCCAGTCAGGTCTGGGGGCCAGTTGGCCGGTTTCCCTTGCCAGGTGCAGTAGCTTGCAGAGGATTTACAGCGAGGCTTCTAGTCTGCGGGTGGGCCTGGTGGAGGGTACAGAAAGAGGTTTCTCTGGTAAGAAGCTTTGCTGGCTATGTATAGCCGGCCAGCGAAGGGCACAGCACAGGTCACGCTCCCGTCCATCGAGAGGAAAGCAGCCTGACACACCTGCGGGGGCTACTTGTTCATCATGGGGGCCCTTTCCATACACGGCTGCTCCCTGAATACGCAGCTACCACTTTCCAAAGGAAAGGAGTCATCATAAGGTGATATACTATTTGTTGCTCACGGCATTATTTTACTAAACTGTTTCTAATTTGACATGTCTCCTAGCAGGCTCAAGCTATGTAAACTCCTAGGAATGCCAGGTCAGGAAAAGGAATGGTGAGAAGCAGGAGAGGTTTTCTTCCTTGTCCAGCAGCCCGACTCAGAGCAGGTTACAGAAGGGGATGCTCTGAACTTTGAGTCCTGAGACGTGTTCCCAGAGGTCCTCGGGGACTCACGTTGTGGCCCTCGGAGTGGGCGGTGGCTTTCCCACAGCCAGTTGCACACTGAACAGCCTGCAGAGATTGTCCAGTTATGGCTTTCCTCgttcccaggagcctgggacctAAAGTGCTGGGCTAAGAAAAGGGGGGGTCATCTTGACCCAAAACATCCCATCAAGTGACATAAGCAGA
Proteins encoded in this window:
- the GRK7 gene encoding rhodopsin kinase GRK7 — its product is MVDMGALDNLIANTAYLQARKTSDGDSRELQRQRQSLALPGPQSCTQLRQSLPQDFNGLCEQQPIGRRLFRDFLATVPPYQEAVAFLEEVQSWELAEDGPVKGSMLQGLVATCGAASAPGHPHPFLSPALAAKCQAATAEEGQLALVAQAKAEVMAFLQAQPFQDFLASPFYDKFLQWKAFEMQPVSEKSFNEFRVLGRGGFGEVCAVQVKNTGKMYACKKLDKKRLKKKNGEKMALLEKEILEKVNSPFIVSLAYAFESKSHLCLVMSLMNGGDLKFHIYSVGMRGLAMSRVVFYSAQMTCGVLHLHSLGIVYRDMKPENVLLDDLGNCRLSDLGLAVQIQDGKPVTQRAGTNGYMAPEILMEKVSYSYPVDWFAMGCSIYEMVAGRTPFKDYKEKVSKEDLKQRTLKEEVRFQHDNFTEEAKDICRLFLAKKPEQRLGSREKSDDPRQHPFFKTINFARLEAGLIEPPFVPDPSVVYAKDIAEIEDFSEVRGIEFDDKDKMFFQRFATGAVPIAWQEEIIETGLFEELNDPNRPADCGDRNSSKSGVCLLL